AGCCTCCGGTAGAGCTCCTCGGTGGTCAAGAGCCTCCCCCGCTCGTCCAGGACCACCTTCCGGTGGCCCTCCGCCTTGGGGAGGAGCTCCTCCCCTCTCCGAACGAAGACCAGGTCCAAAGGGGCGTACCTCCGCATGCGCCTCGCGTACTCCTCCACCCCGAGCCGGGCGTAGGCCAGCCGGGGCCGTCCCACGGCCACCACCCGAAGCCGCACCCCCTGATCCTAACCCGGTATACTCAGGGGGAAGGGAAAGTGGGATCCAGCCCCACCCCCGAAAAGGAGGCCCGAAGCCCTTACCCAGGGCGGGCTTCCCGGCGCCACAAGCGCCAAGAAGGAGGGTGTCATGGTCAAGGAGACCCATCGGTTCCAACCCTTCACCGAGGAGCCCATAAGGCTCATCGGGGAGGAAGGGGAGTGGCTTGGGGACTTCCCCTTGGACCTCGAGGGGGAGAAGCTACGGAGGCTCTACCGGGACATGCTGGCGGCCCGGATGCTGGACGAGCGCTACACCATCCTCATCCGCACGGGCAAGACCAGCTTCATCGCCCCGGCCGCGGGGCACGAGGCCGCCCAGGTGGCCATCGCCCACGCCATCCGGCCGGGTTTTGACTGGGTCTTCCCCTACTACCGCGACCACGGCCTGGCCCTGGCCCTAGGGATCCCCCTCAAGGAGCTCTTCGGCCAGATGCTCGCCACCAAGGCCGACCCCAACAAGGGCCGCCAGATGCCCGAGCACCCGGGCTCCAAGGCCCTCCACTACTTCACCGTGGCGAGCCCCATCGCCTCCCACGTCCCCCCCGCCGTGGGGGCCGCCATCAGCATGAAGCTCCTCCGCACGGGCCAGGTGGCGGTCTGCACCTTCGGGGACGGGGCCACGAGCGAAGGGGACTGGTACGCCGGGATCAACTTCGCCGCCGTGCAGGGGGCCCCGGCGGTCTTCATCGCCGAGAACAACTTCTACGCCATCAGCGTGGACTACCGCCACCAGACCCACAGCCCCACCATCGCCGAGAAGGCCCACGCCTTCGGCATCCCCGGCTACCTGGTGGACGGGATGGACGTGCTGGCGAGCTACTACGTGGTCAAGGAGGCGGTGGAGCGGGCGAGAAGGGGGGAGGGCCCAAGCCTCGTGGAGCTCAGGGTCTACCGCTACGGGCCCCACTCCTCCGCCGACGACGACAGCCGCTATCGGCCCAAGGAGGAGGTGGCCTTCTGGCGGAAGAAGGACCCCATCCCCCGCTTCCGGCGCTTCCTCGAGGCCAGGGGCCTCTGGAACGAGGAGTGGGAGGAGGACGTGCGGGAGGAGATCCGGGCCGAGCTGGAACGGGGCCTCGAGGAGGCGGAAGAAGCGGGCCCCGTGCCCCCCGAGTGGATGTTTGCGGACGTCTTCGCCGAGAAGCCCTGGCACCTCCTGCGCCAGGAAGCCCTTCTCAAGGAGGAACTCTAGGGGGTGGGTATGGCCCTCATGACCATGGTGCAGGCCCTGAACCGGGCCCTGGACGAGGAGATGGCCAAGGACCCCCGGGTGGTGGTCCTGGGGGAGGACGTGGGGAAAAGGGGCGGGGTCTTCCTCGTGACCGAGGGGCTTCTCCAGAAGTACGGCCCCGACCGGGTCATGGACACCCCCCTCTCCGAGGCGGCCATCGTGGGGGCCGCTTTGGGCATGGCGGCCCACGGCCTGAGGCCCGTGGCCGAGATCCAGTTCGCCGACTACATCTTCCCGGGCTTTGACCAGCTCGTAAGCCAAGTGGCCAAGCTCCGCTACCGCTCGGGGGGCCAGTTCACCGCGCCCTTGGTGGTGCGGATGCCCTCCGGGGGCGGGGTGAGGGGCGGGCACCACCACTCCCAAAGCCCCGAGGCCCACTTCGTCCACACCGCCGGGCTCAAGGTGGTGGCCGTCTCCACCCCCTATGACGCCAAGGGCCTCCTCAAGGCCGCCATCCGCGACGAGGACCCCGTGGTCTTCCTGGAGCCCAAGAGGCTCTACCGCTCGGTGAAGGAGGAGGTGCCCGAGGAGGACTACACCCTCCCCATCGGCAAAGCGGCCCTGAGGCGCGAGGGGAAGGACCTCACCCTCATCGGCTACGGCACCGTGATGCCCGAGGTCTTGCAGGCGGCGGAAGAGCTGGAAAAGGCGGGGGTTTCCGCCGAGGTGTTGGACCTCCGCACCCTCATGCCCTGGGACTACGAGGCGGTGATGAACTCCGTGGCCAAGACGGGTAGGGTCATCCTGGTCTCCGACGCCCCTAGGCACGCGAGCTTCGTGAGCGAGGTGGCGGCCACCATCGCCGAGGACCTCCTGGACATGCTCCTCGCCCCGCCCATCCGGGTCACAGGGTTTGACACCCCCTACCCCTACGCCCAGGACAAGCTCTACCTGCCCACCGTCACCCGCATCCTGAACGCCGCCAAGCGGGCGCTAGACTACTGATATGAGGGAAATCATCTTCCTAGTGGAGGAAGCGGAAGAGGGGGGGTTTGTGGCCCGCGCCCTAGGGGAAGCCATCTTCACGGAGGGAGAAACTTGGGAGGAACTTAAGGAGATGGTCCGGGATGCGGTCCGGTGCCAC
This region of Thermus thermophilus genomic DNA includes:
- a CDS encoding 23S rRNA (pseudouridine(1915)-N(3))-methyltransferase RlmH — its product is MRLRVVAVGRPRLAYARLGVEEYARRMRRYAPLDLVFVRRGEELLPKAEGHRKVVLDERGRLLTTEELYRRLLAWEGERVAFLVGGAEGHPEAVRREADLLLALSPLTLQHELALLVLMEQLYRVLTLRAGHPYHRP
- a CDS encoding thiamine pyrophosphate-dependent dehydrogenase E1 component subunit alpha, translated to MVKETHRFQPFTEEPIRLIGEEGEWLGDFPLDLEGEKLRRLYRDMLAARMLDERYTILIRTGKTSFIAPAAGHEAAQVAIAHAIRPGFDWVFPYYRDHGLALALGIPLKELFGQMLATKADPNKGRQMPEHPGSKALHYFTVASPIASHVPPAVGAAISMKLLRTGQVAVCTFGDGATSEGDWYAGINFAAVQGAPAVFIAENNFYAISVDYRHQTHSPTIAEKAHAFGIPGYLVDGMDVLASYYVVKEAVERARRGEGPSLVELRVYRYGPHSSADDDSRYRPKEEVAFWRKKDPIPRFRRFLEARGLWNEEWEEDVREEIRAELERGLEEAEEAGPVPPEWMFADVFAEKPWHLLRQEALLKEEL
- a CDS encoding alpha-ketoacid dehydrogenase subunit beta, which gives rise to MALMTMVQALNRALDEEMAKDPRVVVLGEDVGKRGGVFLVTEGLLQKYGPDRVMDTPLSEAAIVGAALGMAAHGLRPVAEIQFADYIFPGFDQLVSQVAKLRYRSGGQFTAPLVVRMPSGGGVRGGHHHSQSPEAHFVHTAGLKVVAVSTPYDAKGLLKAAIRDEDPVVFLEPKRLYRSVKEEVPEEDYTLPIGKAALRREGKDLTLIGYGTVMPEVLQAAEELEKAGVSAEVLDLRTLMPWDYEAVMNSVAKTGRVILVSDAPRHASFVSEVAATIAEDLLDMLLAPPIRVTGFDTPYPYAQDKLYLPTVTRILNAAKRALDY
- a CDS encoding 2-oxoisovalerate dehydrogenase; the encoded protein is MREIIFLVEEAEEGGFVARALGEAIFTEGETWEELKEMVRDAVRCHFGKEAPPVIRLHFVREEVLTP